The Coccidioides posadasii str. Silveira chromosome 3, complete sequence genome contains a region encoding:
- a CDS encoding uncharacterized protein (EggNog:ENOG410PHJV~COG:S~TransMembrane:7 (o43-64i84-106o126-149i161-182o210-231i255-275o287-311i)) codes for MILRTALHFILEQRRINDGHAIIQRRMTPKVIDPLPVSHRRGLIAVGVTSLLSAISTVGLFLFITYRLVFWRKQHPNYIGFNQYIILIYNLLIADFQEALGFLLSIEWIARNHISVESPTCPAQGWLLQIGDPASGIFVTAIAVHTFLLVVMGRKMSHRTFIFFVVGLWAFCLLLVLTPTAMYGRKTFAPSGAWCWIDEEFEAARLWGHYLWIFVAEFGSIAMYSILFFYLRRQLSASPLISGGQKEHLRRLRRVTGYMVLYPLAYIVLSLPLAAGRMAMARGDKLSVVYFCVAGALIASSGFVDVVMYAMTRRALIVDFQPSNIDRTYASARHQQNHNHIATVTAENRASRALSRRSYQHHRRRDTERTHRRGSADNIIQEQPDLEMLGFGMGKVYQKTTIEITSEPLDAREDVSTGTASSTGPSCELVNPIDGIPVPGGGWMSPK; via the exons TCTCCATTTCATCCTTGAGCAGAGGCGTATTAACGATGGACATGCCATTATCCAGCGACGAATGACCCCAAAAGTCATTGACCCTCTTCCTGTCTCTCACCGTCGGGGACTCATCGCCGTTGGCGTCACATCGTTGTTGTCAGCCATCTCGACAGTAGGGCTATTCCTCTTCATCACATATCGTCTGGTTTTCTGGCGCAAGCAGCACCCCAACTATATCGGCTTCAACCAATACATCATTCTGATCTATAACCTTCTCATCGCTGATTTTCAAGAAGCCCTCGGATTCCTTCTTTCTATAGAATGGATTGCCCGGAATCATATCAGCGTCGAATCCCCGACATGCCCCGCTCAAGGTTGGCTGTTGCAGATTGGTGACCCAGCAAGTGGGATATTTGTCACGGCGATTGCCGTTCATACCTTCTTACTTGTTGTTATGGGAAGGAAGATGTCCCATCGGacctttattttctttgtgGTTGGCCTTTGGGCGTTTTGCCTCCTCCTCGTCTTGACTCCTACGGCAATGTATGGGAGGAAAACGTTTGCTCCAAGTGGTGCCTGG TGCTGGATCGACGAAGAATTCGAGGCAGCCCGTCTCTGGGGACACTATCTATGGATTTTTGTTGCTGAATTTGGCTCTATAGCGATGTATTCCATCCTTTTTTTCTACCTACGACGACAACTTTCCGCTTCTCCACTCATAAGCGGAGGGCAAAAAGAACACTTACGCCGTCTCCGCCGCGTCACAGGCTACATGGTTCTCTATCCGCTCGCATACATCGTCCTGTCCCTTCCGCTCGCAGCCGGCCGCATGGCAATGGCCCGTGGAGACAAGCTAAGCGTCGTCTACTTCTGCGTCGCGGGGGCCCTGATCGCCAGCTCCGGGTTTGTTGACGTAGTCATGTACGCGATGACTCGTCGAGCGCTCATTGTGGACTTCCAACCGTCCAATATCGACAGAACGTACGCCTCGGCTCGACACCAACAAAACCACAACCACATCGCGACCGTGACGGCGGAAAATCGGGCATCCCGTGCGCTTTCGCGTCGGTCCTACCAGCACCATAGACGACGGGATACGGAGCGTACACACCGTCGAGGCTCGGCAGATAATATCATACAAGAGCAGCCGGACCTAGAGATGCTGGGTTTCGGAATGGGAAAAGTATATCAGAAAACCACGATTGAAATTACAAGTGAGCCATTAGATGCCAGGGAAGACGTGAGCACCGGCACGGCCTCATCGACCGGCCCGTCGTGCGAATTGGTGAATCCGATTGATGGGATACCTGTGCCAGGAGGCGGTTGGATGTCTCCAAAATGA
- a CDS encoding uncharacterized protein (EggNog:ENOG410PGZU~COG:P~TransMembrane:14 (i36-54o74-93i105-122o134-151i163-186o192-214i248-267o279-297i317-339o359-376i383-403o409-429i441-469o523-541i)), whose protein sequence is MSEKVETETAHPQGEEKLSDGVKQAKAVAAAWTKTALVGAYVGIFLVFFVLSLQQQITGNLTAYVTSAFSKHTLLATTTVISSIISAAVRLPVAKIMDIWGRVEGYLLMVSCCTLGLVMMASCNSVEMYAAAQVFYWVGHNGMAYVLDIFLADTSSLKNRGWLFAFSTSPYIATTFAGPAAAHAFYRFSSWRWAFGTFSIVLPLASAPVAGIFFQSRRKAMELGYLAKKRSGRTLIQSVKHYFAEFDVIGMILLIAAFALILLPFSISTYQSANWKSPAVISMLVIGGCSLAAFVLWERFGARVCLAPFHLLVDRTVVGACLVTGTVFLSFYCWDVYFLSYLQVVHRQTIQNAGYIGNIYSIGTCVWSLATGAIIRATGRFKYLALAAIPLQMIGVSLMIRFRKPGTDIGFIILCQVLIALSGGTMVICEQIAIMAAVSHGEVAVALALLGLFSSVGSAIGQTIAGAIWTHTIPQYLQMYLPESAKWKAMEIYDSLEEQLSYPMDSPERQAIMSAYEVGQRRMLIVGLCVLPLAMVWILMWRDIQLKNVKRAKGTVF, encoded by the exons ATGAGTGAGAAAGTCGAGACAGAAACTGCCCATCCGCAAGGAGAGGAGAAGCTCAGCG ATGGCGTGAAGCAGGCCAAGGCTGTGGCGGCAGCATGGACCAAGACTGCTCTCGTGGGAGCGTACGTTGG GATCTTCCTGGTGTTTTTCGTCCTTTCTTTGCAGCAACAGATCACGGGGAATTTGACCGCATATGTGACAAGCGCCTTTTCCAAGCACACCCTGTTGGCCACAACGACCGTAATCTCCAGCATCATTAGCGCGGCCGTCAGACTTCCAGTGGCAAAGATCATGGATATCTGGGGTAGGGTTGAAGGGTACTTGCTGATGGTTTCGTGCTGCACTCTGG GTTTAGTCATGATGGCCTCTTGCAACTCTGTGGAGATGTACGCCGCAGCACAG GTATTTTACTGGGTCGGACATAACGGCATGGCGTATGTCCTCGATATTTTTCTGGCAGACACTTCGAGTTTGAAGAACCGAGGCTGGCTGTTCGCCTTCTCGACCAGCCCTTATATTGCAACCACGTTTGCCGGGCCGGCAGCTGCTCATGCGTTTTATCGCTTCAGCAGTTGGAGATGGGCTTTCGGGACTTTCTCGATCGTATTACCCCTTGCTTCCGCCCCAGTAGCCGGCATCTTTTTTCAGAGCCGGAGAAAGGCGATGGAGCTAGGATACCTGGCCAAGAAGAGGAGCGGTCGAACCCTAATACAATCAGTAAAGCATTACTTCGCCGAGTTTGATG TTATCGGGATGATATTGCTCATCGCTGCCTTCGCATTAATTTTGCTTCCATTTAGCATCTCCACTTATCAAAGTGCAAACTGGAAGTCACCAGCGGTGATATCAATGTTAGTCATCGGAGGATGCTCTCTTGCCGCCTTTGTTCTCTGGGAGCGGTTTGGTGCTCGGGTGTGTCTCGCGCCATTCCATCTTCTTGTCGATAGAACGGTCGTCGGAGCGTGTTTGGTTACCGGAACCGTGTTTCTCAGTTTCTA CTGCTGGGACGTGTACTTCCTGTCTTATCTGCAGGTGGTGCACCGTCAAACAATCCAGAACGCAGGATACATAGGAAATATCTACAGCATCGGGACCTGTGTTTGGTCCCTTGCGACTGGGGC GATAATCCGTGCCACCGGCAGATTCAAGTatcttgctctggctgcGATCCCATTGCAGATGATTGGAGTCAGTTTGATGATCCGGTTTCGGAAACCGGGGACAGACATAGGGTTTATTATCCTATGTCAAGTTCTCATTGCCCTCTCCGGTGGTACGATGGTAATCTGCGAACAGATTGCGATTATGGCAGCAGTCAGCCACGGAGAAGTGGCCGTCGCTCTCGCTCTTCTTGGGCTTTTCAGCAGCGTTGGAAGCGCGATAGGACAGACGATCGCTGGTGCCATCTGGACCCATACGATTCCGCAATACTTGCAGATGTACCTACCCGAATCCGCAAAGTGGAAGGCAATGGAGATATACGACTCTCTGGAGGAACAGCTGTCATACCCGATGGACTCCCCAGAGCGCCAGGCAATAATGTCTGCCTATGAAGTAGGTCAGCGACGGATGCTGATTGTGGGACTATGTGTGCTGCCCCTGGCAATGGTGTGGATTTTAATGTGGAGGGATATACAGCTGAAGAATGTGAAGCGGGCTAAAGGAACGGTGTTTTAG
- a CDS encoding uncharacterized protein (EggNog:ENOG410PFE6~COG:G~TransMembrane:12 (i85-103o123-142i154-173o179-198i210-230o242-262i312-334o354-375i396-415o421-443i464-482o488-511i)): MADSRASTMVEAGGTDQQPKSSSRSPSVHRGEKSSDNTVDLELAISDVGDKDVKVPEESRDPNIVDWDGPDDPQNPLNWTIKKKVMIVSSIAIITFITPLGSSMFAPGVADVMREFQSHSPELASFVVSVYLLGYAFGPLILAPMSELYGRSPVYHVCNVFFVVFNVACAVANSLDSLIVFRFFAGVAGSAPLTIGAGSMADMIRQEKRGAAMAAWALGPLLGPVIGPIAGGYLTEAKGWRWTFWVLAIVSGAITINTFIFMRESYHPILLARKTKRLIKETGNQNLRSALDRGIEPKQLILQSIIRPTKMLFCSPIVFLLSLYVAVVYGYLYLLFTTISSVFHDQYNFSQGNVGLAFLGIGIGSVGGLGFISIVSDRLLKKLSAKSGEMKPEYRLPPLIPGGLFIPVGLFWYGWTAEYGVHYIVPIIGTFFVGVGMIVTMMATSTYLVDAYTIHAASAMAANTLLRSVIGAVLPLGGLRMYETLGLGWGNSLLAFIALALVPLPVIFFRYGERIRTSKRFQMTF; this comes from the exons ATGGCGGATAGCA GAGCTTCGACAATGGTCGAAGCAGGCGGGACAGATCAACAGCCGAAATCGAGTAGCAGAAGCCCCTCAGTGCACCGAGGAGAGAAATCCAGCGATAACACCGTTGATCTTGAGCTTGCCATCTCTGATGTTGGAGATAAAGATGTGAAGGTACCAGAAGAATCCCGAGATCCAAATATCGTCGACTGGGATGGCCCAGACGACCCTCAAAACCCCTTAAACTGGACGATTAAGAAGAAGGTCATGATTGTCTCTTCAATAGCGATAATCACATTCATCAC GCCTCTCGGATCGTCCATGTTTGCGCCGGGTGTTGCAGATGTGATGAGGGAATTCCAAAGCCACAGTCCAGAACTCGCCTCTTTTGTCGTCTCAGTGTATCTGTTGGGATACGCGTTTGGTCCGCTAATTCTCGCGCCTATGTCCGAGTTATACGGCCGATCACCGGTTTATCACGTCTGCAATGTCTTTTTCGTTGTGTTCAATGTTGCCTGCGCTGTCGCGAACAGCCTTGATTCTCTTATCGTGTTCCGATTCTTTGCCGGTGTCGCTGGTTCTGCACCTTTAACTATTGGTGCAGGTTCCATGGCGGATATGATCAGGCAAGAGAAACGTGGAGCAGCGATGGCAGCGTGGGCCTTGGGTCCGTTGTTGGGTCCTGTCATCGGACCTATTGCTGGAGGATACCTGACTGAGGCTAAAGGATGGCGATGGACTTTCTGGGTCCTTGCGATTGTT TCTGGTGCGATCACAATCAATACATTCATATTCATGCGAGAATCCTACCACCCCATTCTTTTGGCCCGCAAGACGAAACGGCTCATCAAGGAGACCGGAAATCAGAATCTAAGATCAGCTCTAGACAGGGGAATCGAACCCAAGCAGCTTATCCTCCAGTCCATCATTCGCCCCACAAAAATGCTCTTTTGCTCGCCTATTGTGTTTCTACTTTCACTCTATGTTGCCGTTGTATATGGCTACCTCTACCTCCTCTTCACTACTATATCATCGGTCTTTCACGACCAATATAACTTTTCGCAAG GAAACGTCGGCCTTGCTTTCCTCGGTATTGGCATCGGAAGCGTGGGCGGTTTGGGATTTATCTCTATAGTTTCGGATCGGCTTCTCAAAAAGCTATCCGCAAAGAGTGGCGAGATGAAGCCGGAATACCGTCTTCCCCCGCTTATCCCAGGCGGCTTGTTCATCCCAGTTGGGCTCTTCTGGTATGGCTGGACAGCTGAATACGGGGTACATTATATCGTCCCTATTATCGGCACCTTCTTCGTTGGAGTGGGCATGATTGTCACCATG ATGGCGACGTCCACCTATCTTGTTGATGCATATACCATCCATGCTGCCAGCGCAATGGCAGCCAACACTCTCCTTCGTTCCGTTATCGGCGCTGTTCTGCCGCTTGGTGGGCTGAGGATGTATGAGACTCTCGGTCTAGGTTGGGGTAACTCGCTCCTCGCATTTATTGCATTGGCCCTTGTCCCGCTTCCGGTAATATTTTTCCGTTACGGGGAGAGAATACGGACGAGTAAACGATTCCAGATGACATTTTAG
- a CDS encoding uncharacterized protein (EggNog:ENOG410PMCI~COG:S) — protein MAEIDEDIAISYDDDRDSTLGEDIYPETETLRSSIMDYQYENGRRYHAYHSGSYWGPNDEKAKWHADLGHYLYKLLLRGKLYLAPIPKNPQRVIDIGTGTGIWAIEFADRHPSAAVTGTDLSPIQPTLVPPNLSFEIDDCCDEWLYALESFDFIHVRGLYGSVSDWDEFYMRAINHLKPGGYIEQAELSVNAKSDDHSTDGTVMEEWARAFFDAGDALCKSFRTVDEAKSKIIAAGFEDVTEHRFKCPIGEWPENPRLKELGKVMRLYLEEGVEDCSARLLPEVLMWSTEQVKDIQDRMRKGLRDNAIHSYCEISVVHGRKPCRD, from the exons ATGGCAGAAATTGACGAGGATATCGCAATT AGTTACGACGATGACAGAGATTCCACCCTAGGCGAGGATATATACCC agagactgaAACGCTTCGTTCGAGTATCATGGACTATCAATACGAGAACGGAAGAAGATATCACGCGTATCATTCTGGATCATACTG GGGACCCAACGACGAGAAAGCCAAATGGCACGCAGATCTCGG TCACTATCTCTACAAACTTCTCCTTCGTGGAAAGTTATACCTCGCTCCGATACCGAAGAACCCACAA CGTGTAATTGACATTGGTACTGGAACTG GAATATGGGCCAT AGAATTCGCCGATAGACATCCATCCGCAGCAGTAACCGGCACAGATCTCTCTCCAATCCAACCAACTCTAGTCCCGCCAAATTTGTCTTTCGAAATTGACGACTGTTGCGACGAATGGCTGTATGCTCTAGAAAGCTTCGACTTTATCCATGTTCGAGGCTTGTACGGCTCCGTGTCAGACTGGGATGAGTTCTATATGCGAGCAATAAA CCACTTAAAGCCCGGCGGATACATCGAACAAGCCGAACTGAGCGTCAATGCAAAATCAGATGACCATTCTACCGACGGAACTGTCATGGAAGAGTGGGCCCGCGCCTTCTTTGACGCCGGTGATGCTCTTTGTAAATCATTCCGCACAGTTGACGAGGCGAAGTCAAAAATCATTGCTGCCGGTTTTGAGGACGTTACTGAGCATCGATTCAAGTGTCCGATTGGCGAATGGCCGGAGAATCCGAGGTTGAAAGAGCTGGGGAAGGTTATGCGCTTATATTTAGAGGAAGGGGTGGAAGATTGCTCGGCAAGGCTACTGCCAGAGGTATTAATG TGGAGTACGGAACAAGTCAAAGATATCCAAGACAGAATGAGAAAAGGATTACGGGATAATGCAATCCATTCATACTGTGAGAT ATCTGTTGTTCATGGTCGAAAACCTTGTCGCGACTGA
- a CDS encoding uncharacterized protein (SECRETED:SignalP(1-27)~EggNog:ENOG410PIP8~COG:J~BUSCO:7258at33183), which translates to MVISVRSLLQCIASGLFLIPLPATVCAVGLEGQSCKYPSLIDATAEELQDGLSRKCFTSVDLVNAYSMRIKEVNDTLHVVSELNPDAVETAKELDRERHRENIRGPLHGLPILLKGNIGTRDKLQTSAGSYALLNTKLPEDSTVAKKLRDAGAIILGKVGLSEWANFRSTNSTNGWNAYGGQVTGAYYPNQDPSGSSSGSGVASDLGLAWATLGTETSGSIVSPGSSNNIVGLKPTVGLTSRYLVIPISAHQDTIGPMTRTVKDTAVLLQAIAGKDRNDNYTSAIPFSNLPDYVSACKLTALEGKRIGVPSNVLESFGKNPTNKPVLDAFRSALSIMESAGAIIVKDTNFTAYQEFVTSDIPGSVLNADFISDLARYFSQLEANPQNIHSLADARKFTQSSPFEQYPNRNTEIWDLALEQGFNNTSPEFWPLYQKNLYFGGEGGLLGALERHNLDATVLPTDAAYPVPGVIGTPVISVPLGAYPEDQKVEHEPRRELVTVSPGFPFGIGFMGKHWSEQELIGMAYAFEQKTKARAELKRYIEPKFELNHN; encoded by the exons ATGGTGATTTCTGTGCGCTCTCTGCTGCAATGCATTGCATCCGGACTCTTCCTGATTCCGCTGCCTGCAACCGTTTGTGCAG TTGGTTTGGAAGGTCAGTCGTGCAAATACCCGTCATTGATTGACGCGACCGCCGAGGAGCTCCAGGATGGCTTGTCCCGCAAATGTTTTACCAGCGTTGACTTGGTCAAT GCGTATTCTATGAGAATTAAGGAAGTGAACGACACCTTGCATGTCGTCTCGGAGTTGAACCCGGATGCCGTTGAGACCGCTAAAGAGCTTGACCGAGAGCGACACAGAGAGAATATCAGAGG TCCTTTGCATGGTTTGCCGATTCTACTAAAGGGTAACATCGGTACTCGTGACAAACTCCAAACCAGTG CTGGCTCTTATGCTCTTCTGAATACGAAACTCCCCGAGGATTCAACCGTGGCAAAGAAATTACGAGATGCCGGTGCAATCATTTTGGGAAAAGTAGGGCTTTCTGAATGGGCGAATTTCCGGTCTACCAACAGCACCAATGGATGGAATGCATATGGAGGTCAGGTCACTGGCGCTTATTACCCTAATCAGGACCCCAGCGGAAGCTCAAGCGGTAGTGGAGTGGCATCCGATCTTGGTTTAGCCTGGGCGACTCTGGGCACAGAA ACAAGCGGAAGCATAGTGTCTCCAGGCTCATCTAACAATATCGTCGGGCTTAAGCCAACAGTCGGCCTGACCTCACGGTACCTTGTCATTCCAATCAGCGCCCATCAGGACACGATTGGGCCTATGACGAGAACGGTCAAAGATACAGCTGTGCTTCTCCaagccattgcagggaaAGACAGAAATGATAATTACACCTCTGCTATCCCGTTCTCCAATCTACCAGATTATGTTTCGGCATGCAAACTCACTGCGCTAGAGGGAAAGCGTATCGGCGTTCCATCTAATGTTCTAGAATCATTCGGCAAAAACCCTACAAACAAACCTGTTCTAGATGCTTTTCGCTCTGCGCTTTCAATCATGGAGAGCGCAGGGGCTATAATTGTTAAGGATACTAATTTCACTGCCTATCAAGAATTCGTGACTAGTGACATCCCTGGCAGTGTCCTTAATGCAGATTTTATCAGCGATCTCGCACGCTACTTCTCCCAGCTGGAAGCTAACCCGCAAAACATACACAGTCTGGCTGACGCTCGCAAGTTTACTCAGTCCTCGCCCTTCGAGCAATACCCAAACCGCAACACTGAGATTTGGGACCTCGCCCTCGAGCAAGGATTCAACAACACCTCCCCTGAATTTTGGCCTTTGTATCAGAAGAACCTCTACTTCGGTGGCGAAGGCGGCCTCCTTGGTGCTCTTGAGCGACATAACCTTGATGCTACGGTGCTTCCAACTGATGCTGCCTACCCGGTTCCCGGTGTCATTGGTACCCCAGTGATCAGTGTGCCGCTTGGCGCGTATCCCGAAGATCAGAAAGTTGAGCACGAACCGCGTAGAGAACTCGTTACAGTTAGCCCTGGCTTTCCGTTCGGAATTGGTTTTATGGGAAAGCATTGGAGCGAGCAGGAATTGATTGGCATGGCGTATGCGTTCGAACAGAAAACCAAGGCCCGGGCTGAGTTGAAGAGGTACATTGAGCCCAAGTTCGAGCTGAACCATAACTAA
- the CHS5 gene encoding Chitin synthase, class 5 (EggNog:ENOG410PGHB~COG:L~BUSCO:7793at33183): MLVSLTVGKVDAGVAVLLTQDNRLIEFPSVLLPSDITSGSIVDITVSRNLAAEASSVSAFQSLQKRILHTYGINTPSAPVLRLKNATQTSLVLEWDPINLATASLKSLSLYRNDSKAGSIPRPLEMRSTKISGLAIDTEYTFHLVLRTSAGTFSSQKLVCRTHKMTDLSGITVTPGIMPPEMRTSLENAVERIGAKIVDSIQIDTTHFVCTEGRGPSWEKAVEMNIPVVRPEWVDGCEREGTIVSVRGYYLNADPKLRQIGPGVGAHQNRQHAILNSSGGASVKSQNRGSISQSPPELKPEHREPPVTPFPGGPQNKMPHNGTDSDEDEPPPAPPKDNEDKMRTPSSDADKRTAEGNDDDDDNNDTEKVEENGISEVITNGNEAPKSPEPLSSKPQPEEDQGKPPEPSDNRPGSAKGKDSSAKRNGNGSEGEMDDVPL, translated from the exons atgctggtgtCCCTGACTGTTGGGAAGGTTGACGCAGGCGTCGCAGTCCTCCTAACCCAAGACAACCGACTT ATTGAGTTTCCATCCGTCCTCTTGCCTAGCGACATCACCTCTGGCAGCATTGTTGATATCACTGTATCGCGAAACCTAGCCGCCGAAGCTTCCAGTGTGTCGGCGTTCCAATCTCTTCAAAAGCGCATTCTTCACACCTATGGGATCAATACGCCATCAGCCCCCGTACTACGACTTAAAAATGCGACACAGACATCGCTTGTCCTTGAATGGGATCCTATCAACCTAGCCACAGCCTCGCTCAAGTCCCTATCCCTGTATCGCAATGATTCTAAGGCAGGATCTATCCCTCGACCGTTGGAAATGCGCAGCACAAAGATTAGCGGACTTGCCATTGACACTGAATACACCTTTCACCTTGTCCTGCGCACGTCCGCCGGCACATTTAGTTCTCAGAAATTAGTGTGCCGAACGCACAAAATGACAGATCTATCTGGAATCACTGTCACTCCGGGTATTATGCCGCCAGAGATGAGAACCTCACTTGAGAACGCGGTCGAACGAATTGGTGCGAAAATCGTGGATTCGATACAAATAGACACCACACACTTTGTCTGTACGGAAGGCAGAGGCCCTTCATGGGAGAAAGCTGTTGAGATGAACATTCCAGTTGTGCGACCAGAGTGGGTCGATGGCTGCGAGCGAGAGGGCACCATTGTCAGTGTTCGGGGATATTACTTAAATGCGGATCCGAAATTGAGGCAGATAGGGCCTGGTGTCGGTGCTCATCAAAACCGACAGCATGCTATTTTGAATTCATCCGGTGGTGCGAGTGTAAAGAGTCAGAACCGCGGGAGTATATCTCAATCGCCGCCTGAACTCAAACCAGAGCACCGTGAGCCTCCAGTAACCCCTTTCCCGGGCGGTCCACAGAATAAAATGCCGCACAACGGTACCGATTCGGACGAAGATGAACCTCCTCCGGCTCCTCCAAAAGACAACGAAGACAAAATGCGCACCCCTTCGTCTGATGCCGATAAACGTACAGCGGAAGgtaatgatgatgatgatgataataaTGATACCGAGAAAGTCGAAGAGAATGGAATCAGTGAAGTGATCACCAACGGCAATGAAGCACCTAAATCACCTGAGCCCCTGTCCTCAAAGCCGCAGCCAGAAGAGGACCAAGGAAAGCCCCCTGAACCGTCAGACAACCGCCCTGGCTCAGCGAAGGGTAAAGACAGCAGCGCGAAAAGAAACGGAAATGGGTCAGAAGGAGAAATGGATGACGTTCCCTTATAA